One segment of Candidatus Woesearchaeota archaeon DNA contains the following:
- the metG gene encoding methionine--tRNA ligase translates to MKKKILVTSALPYVNNVPHLGTMVCIISADVYTRFLRLNPEIEAISVLGTDEHGTTTETIAMNMDMTPQEAVDYFFKIHKEIYDWFNCDFDCFGRTTSPENKEITQDIFKKLKANNYITEKEMEQFYDKEAQKYLSDRFIEGTCPHCKYKEARGDQCENCGKLLNPTDLINPKSKLSGTKPIIKKTKHLFIKLNELQPKLEKFVEQRQEKWSENALTTTNAWLKEGLKERAITRDLKWGIPVPEKGYENKVFYVWFDAPIGYIAITKANKKNWKDWWHNPENVRLVQFMGKDNTPFHTILFPASLIGTQDNYTLLDTISVNEYMNYENLKFSKSRGIGVFGDNAKETGIPADAWRYYLMINRPETADTKFMWKDFQEKINHELVGNLGNLINRTTTFIKKFCDYEIKEIKDPLNYNDEVGEIIKAYENIEIKKALKQIMNLSKRGNQYFQENEPWKLINEDPKKAQNVLAVLINLIKDLSILLQPIIPKTAQKIKKQLNADYKFELDSLNKKIENHKIGEPETIFNKLQDKETQNFQEKYSGKQINSQNTEHKIQNTKNHSTDNSSIISTIDLRVAKITSVEKHPEADRLYIEKIDCGNEEERTIVSGLVSHYEAKELIGKNIILVYNLKPAKLRGIESKGMLLAVSQGKKVGLLEVPEGKPGDKVTFKNIKMNPKKEINIEEFFKVKMIAEQNKIHAENYELQTKKPIKIDKNLLGKIG, encoded by the coding sequence ATGAAGAAAAAAATCTTAGTAACAAGCGCGTTACCTTATGTGAACAATGTTCCGCATTTAGGAACAATGGTTTGTATAATAAGTGCTGATGTATACACAAGATTCTTAAGACTCAACCCAGAAATAGAAGCAATTTCCGTTCTAGGAACAGACGAACATGGTACAACCACAGAAACAATAGCCATGAACATGGATATGACGCCTCAAGAAGCAGTAGATTACTTCTTTAAAATACATAAGGAAATATATGATTGGTTCAACTGCGATTTTGACTGTTTTGGAAGAACAACAAGCCCAGAAAATAAAGAAATTACGCAAGACATATTTAAAAAACTAAAAGCAAACAACTACATAACAGAAAAAGAAATGGAACAATTCTACGACAAAGAAGCACAAAAATATTTATCAGACAGATTCATAGAAGGAACATGCCCTCACTGTAAATACAAAGAAGCTAGAGGAGACCAATGCGAAAACTGCGGAAAACTTCTAAATCCCACAGACCTAATAAATCCAAAATCAAAACTATCCGGAACAAAACCAATAATAAAAAAAACAAAACACCTATTCATAAAACTAAACGAACTACAACCCAAACTTGAAAAATTCGTAGAACAAAGACAAGAAAAATGGTCAGAAAACGCTCTCACTACAACAAACGCATGGCTAAAAGAAGGACTAAAAGAACGAGCAATCACCCGAGACTTAAAATGGGGGATACCAGTACCTGAAAAAGGATATGAAAACAAAGTTTTCTACGTATGGTTTGACGCACCAATAGGATACATAGCAATAACAAAAGCAAACAAAAAAAACTGGAAAGACTGGTGGCATAACCCAGAAAATGTACGCTTAGTACAATTCATGGGCAAAGATAACACTCCATTTCATACAATACTATTTCCCGCATCCTTAATTGGAACACAAGATAACTACACTCTACTAGATACAATCTCAGTAAATGAATACATGAATTACGAAAACCTAAAATTCAGCAAAAGCCGAGGAATAGGAGTTTTCGGAGACAACGCAAAAGAAACGGGAATACCAGCAGACGCATGGAGATACTACTTAATGATAAACAGACCCGAAACAGCAGACACAAAATTCATGTGGAAAGATTTCCAAGAAAAAATAAATCATGAACTCGTAGGAAACCTTGGAAACCTAATAAACAGAACAACAACATTCATAAAAAAATTTTGTGATTATGAAATAAAAGAAATTAAAGATCCACTAAATTATAATGATGAAGTAGGAGAAATCATCAAAGCATATGAAAATATAGAAATAAAAAAAGCACTAAAACAAATAATGAACCTATCAAAGAGAGGAAACCAATACTTCCAAGAAAATGAACCTTGGAAACTAATAAATGAAGACCCAAAAAAAGCACAAAACGTTTTAGCAGTACTAATAAACCTAATAAAAGACTTAAGCATACTATTACAACCAATAATACCAAAAACCGCACAAAAAATAAAAAAACAACTAAACGCAGACTACAAATTCGAACTTGATTCTTTAAACAAAAAAATTGAAAATCACAAAATAGGAGAACCAGAAACAATATTTAACAAATTACAAGACAAAGAAACACAAAATTTCCAAGAAAAATACTCAGGAAAACAAATAAACTCGCAAAATACAGAACACAAAATACAGAACACAAAAAATCATTCTACAGACAACAGTTCTATAATCTCAACAATAGACTTAAGAGTCGCAAAAATAACATCAGTAGAAAAACACCCAGAAGCAGACAGACTATACATAGAAAAAATTGATTGTGGAAACGAAGAAGAAAGAACAATCGTCTCAGGACTTGTAAGTCACTACGAAGCAAAAGAACTAATAGGAAAAAATATAATCCTGGTCTACAACTTAAAACCCGCAAAACTAAGAGGAATAGAAAGCAAAGGAATGCTACTGGCTGTAAGCCAAGGCAAAAAAGTAGGATTGCTAGAAGTGCCAGAAGGAAAACCAGGAGATAAAGTAACATTTAAAAACATTAAAATGAATCCAAAAAAAGAAATAAACATAGAAGAATTCTTCAAAGTAAAAATGATTGCAGAACAAAACAAAATACACGCAGAAAACTACGAATTGCAAACAAAAAAACCAATAAAAATAGACAAAAATCTACTTGGGAAAATTGGCTGA